A DNA window from Enoplosus armatus isolate fEnoArm2 chromosome 9, fEnoArm2.hap1, whole genome shotgun sequence contains the following coding sequences:
- the lsr gene encoding lipolysis-stimulated lipoprotein receptor isoform X2, producing MFWTLIIAALMATESTMAISVQCPTKRYIVILFQPVTLTCNYQTTATQSPVVTWRYKSYCRDPIQAALNPSSAENILSQSNPNYDANIECADSQRTVRIVASKQGNAVTLGGDYQGRKISILNNADLNIAQTAWGDSGVYVCSVISSQDLSGNGEDYTELIVLDWLLVVLVVLGFLLLLLLIGICWCQCCPHTCCCYISCPCCPDRCCCPRALYEAGKAVKKGVSSQYAPTLYAPSMYAQPAYSGPLMNQPVIPLLPLPNGAGPPPPQNGYSREYDGASSVGQGSQVPLLHDQDSGGDHTRSGYRIQVDPDGNATRAIYYMERELSNLDPSRPANYNRLDNMSEVSSLHDGLDPRGRGGRSQPPPLATVYDRDEAMSTISSVSQQGYRRDDYPRRGGGYMGDRVRARSMDNLDDIGRRYGRDDYPPHRRPDEPRGRRGSDDGWSSSARSGFDRNVDDRRRHDYSPDDRNRGNGGAHGGLPGRRSRSRDDLMDLERDRRHGGGAGGGARGGRDDYDDSFLREAMERKKMGEQQRARSRDRLDSESDRSDRGRAPRGPPPLPQNPPSGYPGRRDDYPPPPPPPYSEDESMSSSKKSNLRKNGAVSRESLVV from the exons ATGTTCTGGACGTTAATCATCGCCGCCTTAATGGCAACAG AGTCCACCATGGCCATCTCGGTCCAGTGCCCCACAAAGAGGTACATTGTCATCCTCTTCCAGCCCGTCACCCTCACCTGTAACTACCAGACAACCGCCACTCAATCTCCTGTTGTCACGTGGAGGTACAAATCGTATTGCCGGGACCCCATCCAGGCTGCGTTGAATCCCAGCAGTGCGGAGAACATCCTGTCTCAGAGCAACCCCAACTACGACGCCAACATCGAGTGCGCCGACAGCCAGAGGACAGTGCGCATAGTGGCCTCCAAGCAAGGCAACGCTGTCACCCTCGGCGGGGATTACCAGGGTCGCAAGATCAGCATCCTAAACA ATGCAGACCTAAATATAGCGCAGACAGCATGGGGCGACAGCGGTGTCTACGTCTGTTCTGTGATCTCCTCCCAGGACCTTTCAGGAAACGGTGAAGACTACACAGAGTTAATTGTGCTCG ACTGGCTCCTGGTGGTCTTGGTGGTTTTGGGattcctgttgctgctgctcctgaTTGGGATCTGCTGGTGCCAGTGTTGtccacacacctgctgctgctacatCAGCTGCCCCTGCTGCCCCgaccgctgctgctgcccacGAGCAT TGTACGAGGCGGGAAAAGCAGTGAAGAAAGGCGTGTCCAGTCAATATGCTCCCACCCTCTATGCTCCCAGTATGTATGCTCAGCCTGCATACAGTGGCCCGCTAATGAACCAGCCTGTTATACCCTTGCTTCCTTTACCCAACGGCGCTGGACCCCCACCTCCTCAGAATGGTTACAGTCGTGAATATGATGGCGCCAGctcag ttggaCAGGGCTCCCAGGTGCCTCTCCTGCATGATCAAGACAGTGGAGGGGACCACA CACGCAGTGGGTATCGTATCCAGGTGGACCCTGATGGGAACGCCACACGTGCCATTTACTATATGGAGAGGGAGCTTTCCAACTTGGACCCATCCAGACCTGCCAACTACAACCGCT TGGATAATATGAGTGAAGTCAGTTCCCTGCACGATGGCTTGGACCCTCGAGGTCGCGGAGGTCGTTCCCAGCCGCCACCTCTGGCCACTGTCTATGACCGGGATGAAGCCATGAGCACCATCAGCAGTGTTTCCCAGCAAGGCTACCGCCGTGATGACTACCCGCGCCGTGGTGGAGGGTACATGGGGGATCGTGTGCGTGCCCGCTCCATGGACAACCTTGACGACATTGGACGTCGCTATGGCCGTGACGACTACCCACCACACCGGCGCCCAGATGAGCCCAGAGGCAGGAGAGG CTCGGATGATGGGTGGAGCAGTAGTGCCCGTAGCGGCTTCGACCGCAATGTTGACGACCGCAGGCGTCACGACTACTCCCCTGATGATCGTAACAGAGGAAACGGAGGGGCCCACGGTGGCCTTCCAGGGAGACGCAGCCGCAGCCGTGACGACCTGATGGACCTGGAGAGGGATCGCCGGCATGGTGGTGGTGCCGGTGGTGGTGCCAGGGGCGGGCGAGATGATTATGATGACAGCTTCCTGCGAGAAGCcatggagaggaagaagatgggCGAGCAGCAGAGGGCGCGCAGCCGGGATCGACTGGACAGCGAGAGCGACCGCTCGGATCGGGGGAGGGCGCCACGTGGGCCCCCACCCCTTCCTCAAAACCCGCCCTCTGGATATCCCGGACGCCGTGATGACtacccacctcctccaccaccaccgtACAGCGAAGACGAAAGTATGTCATCTTCAAAGAAAAGCAACCTTCGCAAG aatGGAGCTGTGAGCCGGGAGAGCCTGGTGGTGTAA
- the mag gene encoding myelin-associated glycoprotein isoform X2, protein MWCLELLLPLLLIINDASCQWNVWVPRDISAMTNSCVVIPCTFMYPSGIRPYRGIHGIWYFGQPYPQLFPPVVFKTRTDVVHESYKGRTKLLGDLHQRNCTLLINNIGTEHSGRYYFRADLGGANMYTFPDFAELKVLDQPNIDVPEEIVSDENLELTCYAPDNCPDMTPEIQWMYTDYLPDPEFSSDYLEESNTAVLSSTLTFTPRPMHNGQLLGCRVYYPNTTLVYERLISLDIKYAPRSVWVNVSSEVMEGSSVMLHCEVDSNPSPRISWMFGDQELLWDTASNVSLSLDDVTPAQEGIYTCVGDNGYGIMNTSLYLAVKYPPREPLVNDSMTVQEGTSLALHCSTQGSPAPTLTWLKDGELVGTITADELSVLEILEITPQGDGQYRCLAENEHGRASSSLNITVEYAPVFLEESKCTVVREGVQCVCMATGNPEPTIEFYLPDLNVTINETDGRYNFYTHTDGHTSTGMIKLREKGERVDNGPAVNVHCSIYNMYGRESVLLELQQEKKYMMAVIVGTIGGVAVIAFIIAAVRYVGHNNKKENGNPRQDVVLENPALYYSAVKKDKQNLRKKVGEDGDYQPVGSMAGLERQELNYAALEFIGARSREGASGRGDDGSNYTEIKAK, encoded by the exons ATGTGGTGTTTGGAGCTGCTTTTACCACTGCTGTTGATCATCAATG ATGCCAGTTGCCAGTGGAACGTTTGGGTACCTCGGGACATCTCGGCCATGACAAACTCCTGTGTGGTCATCCCGTGCACCTTCATGTATCCGTCTGGTATCAGGCCGTACCGTGGCATTCACGGTATCTGGTACTTCGGTCAGCCGTACCCTCAACTCTTCCCTCCTGTTGTCTTCAAAACACGCACAGATGTTGTGCACGAAAGCTACAAGGGCCGCACCAAGCTGCTGGGTGACCTGCACCAGAGGAACTGCACTCTGCTCATCAACAACATCGGCACAGAGCACTCAGGGAGATACTACTTTCGTGCTGACCTCGGTGGAGCCAACATGTATACGTTCCCAGACTTCGCTGAGCTCAAAGTTCTCG ATCAACCAAACATCGACGTGCCAGAGGAGATTGTCAGCGATGAGAATCTGGAGCTGACATGCTACGCTCCAGACAACTGTCCCGACATGACTCCAGAGATCCAGTGGATGTACACCGACTACCTGCCTGACCCAGAGTTCAGCTCTGACTACCTGGAGGAGAGCAACACAGCTGTACTGTCCAGCACTCTTACCTTCACACCCAGACCCATGCACAACGGGCAGCTCCTGGGCTGCAGGGTCTACTACCCCAACACCACACTGGTCTATGAGAGGCTCATCTCTCTAGACATCAAGT ACGCTCCGCGCTCTGTGTGGGTGAACGTGTCCTCAGAGGTCATGGAGggcagctctgtgatgctgcacTGCGAGGTGGACAGTAACCCTTCTCCCAGGATCTCCTGGATGTTCGGAGACCAGGAGCTTCTCTGGGACACGGCGTCCAACGTCTCCCTCTCCCTGGACGATGTGACGCCTGCGCAGGAGGGAATCTACACCTGTGTCGGGGACAATGGCTACGGCATCATGAACACTTCACTGTACCTGGCTGTCAAGT ACCCTCCCCGTGAGCCCCTGGTAAATGACTCCATGACGGTGCAGGAGGGAACCTCTCTGGCCCTGCACTGCAGTACCCAGGGCAGCCCGGCCCCAACCCTCACCTGGCTGAAGGACGGGGAGCTGGTGGGAACCATCACCGCCGACGAGCTGTCAGTGCTGGAGATCTTGGAGATCACACCGCAGGGAGACGGACAGTACCGCTGCCTGGCCGAGAACGAGCACGGAAGAGCCAGCAGCTCCCTCAACATCACTGTTGAGT ATGCCCCGGTCTTTCTGGAGGAGTCAAAGTGCACGGTGGTGAGGGAGGGAGTCCAGTGTGTCTGCATGGCCACAGGAAACCCTGAACCCACCATCGAGTTCTACCTGCCCGACCTGAACGTCACCATCAACGAAACAGACGGCCGGTACAACTTCTACACGCACACGGACGGACACACCTCCACGGGGATGATCAAGCTGCGGGAGAAAGGCGAGCGGGTCGACAACGGCCCTGCCGTCAACGTCCACTGCAGCATCTACAACATGTACGGAAGAGAGAGCGTACTCCTGGAGCTACAGCAAGAGA AAAAGTACATGATGGCAGTTATAGTTGGCACCATTGGAGGAGTAGCGGTCATAGCCTTCATTATTGCAGCAGTGAGATACGTTGGCCACAACAATAAGAA AGAGAATGGCAACCCTAGGCAGGACGTGGTCCTGGAGAACCCAGCTTTGTACTACAGCGCAGTCAAGAAGGACAAACAAAATCTGAGGAAGAAAGTG GGAGAAGACGGGGATTATCAACCTGTGGGCTCTATGGCAGGACTGGAGAGGCAAGAGCTGAATTACGCTGCTCTGGAGTTTATCGGGGCCAGGTCCAGGGAGGGGGCCTCAGGGAGGGGGGATGACGGCAGCAACTACACGGAAATCAAAGCCAAATGA
- the mag gene encoding myelin-associated glycoprotein isoform X1: MWCLELLLPLLLIINDASCQWNVWVPRDISAMTNSCVVIPCTFMYPSGIRPYRGIHGIWYFGQPYPQLFPPVVFKTRTDVVHESYKGRTKLLGDLHQRNCTLLINNIGTEHSGRYYFRADLGGANMYTFPDFAELKVLDQPNIDVPEEIVSDENLELTCYAPDNCPDMTPEIQWMYTDYLPDPEFSSDYLEESNTAVLSSTLTFTPRPMHNGQLLGCRVYYPNTTLVYERLISLDIKYAPRSVWVNVSSEVMEGSSVMLHCEVDSNPSPRISWMFGDQELLWDTASNVSLSLDDVTPAQEGIYTCVGDNGYGIMNTSLYLAVKYPPREPLVNDSMTVQEGTSLALHCSTQGSPAPTLTWLKDGELVGTITADELSVLEILEITPQGDGQYRCLAENEHGRASSSLNITVEYAPVFLEESKCTVVREGVQCVCMATGNPEPTIEFYLPDLNVTINETDGRYNFYTHTDGHTSTGMIKLREKGERVDNGPAVNVHCSIYNMYGRESVLLELQQEKKYMMAVIVGTIGGVAVIAFIIAAVRYVGHNNKKENGNPRQDVVLENPALYYSAVKKDKQNLRKKVLKTELLGSKFNSILEETTGEDGDYQPVGSMAGLERQELNYAALEFIGARSREGASGRGDDGSNYTEIKAK; this comes from the exons ATGTGGTGTTTGGAGCTGCTTTTACCACTGCTGTTGATCATCAATG ATGCCAGTTGCCAGTGGAACGTTTGGGTACCTCGGGACATCTCGGCCATGACAAACTCCTGTGTGGTCATCCCGTGCACCTTCATGTATCCGTCTGGTATCAGGCCGTACCGTGGCATTCACGGTATCTGGTACTTCGGTCAGCCGTACCCTCAACTCTTCCCTCCTGTTGTCTTCAAAACACGCACAGATGTTGTGCACGAAAGCTACAAGGGCCGCACCAAGCTGCTGGGTGACCTGCACCAGAGGAACTGCACTCTGCTCATCAACAACATCGGCACAGAGCACTCAGGGAGATACTACTTTCGTGCTGACCTCGGTGGAGCCAACATGTATACGTTCCCAGACTTCGCTGAGCTCAAAGTTCTCG ATCAACCAAACATCGACGTGCCAGAGGAGATTGTCAGCGATGAGAATCTGGAGCTGACATGCTACGCTCCAGACAACTGTCCCGACATGACTCCAGAGATCCAGTGGATGTACACCGACTACCTGCCTGACCCAGAGTTCAGCTCTGACTACCTGGAGGAGAGCAACACAGCTGTACTGTCCAGCACTCTTACCTTCACACCCAGACCCATGCACAACGGGCAGCTCCTGGGCTGCAGGGTCTACTACCCCAACACCACACTGGTCTATGAGAGGCTCATCTCTCTAGACATCAAGT ACGCTCCGCGCTCTGTGTGGGTGAACGTGTCCTCAGAGGTCATGGAGggcagctctgtgatgctgcacTGCGAGGTGGACAGTAACCCTTCTCCCAGGATCTCCTGGATGTTCGGAGACCAGGAGCTTCTCTGGGACACGGCGTCCAACGTCTCCCTCTCCCTGGACGATGTGACGCCTGCGCAGGAGGGAATCTACACCTGTGTCGGGGACAATGGCTACGGCATCATGAACACTTCACTGTACCTGGCTGTCAAGT ACCCTCCCCGTGAGCCCCTGGTAAATGACTCCATGACGGTGCAGGAGGGAACCTCTCTGGCCCTGCACTGCAGTACCCAGGGCAGCCCGGCCCCAACCCTCACCTGGCTGAAGGACGGGGAGCTGGTGGGAACCATCACCGCCGACGAGCTGTCAGTGCTGGAGATCTTGGAGATCACACCGCAGGGAGACGGACAGTACCGCTGCCTGGCCGAGAACGAGCACGGAAGAGCCAGCAGCTCCCTCAACATCACTGTTGAGT ATGCCCCGGTCTTTCTGGAGGAGTCAAAGTGCACGGTGGTGAGGGAGGGAGTCCAGTGTGTCTGCATGGCCACAGGAAACCCTGAACCCACCATCGAGTTCTACCTGCCCGACCTGAACGTCACCATCAACGAAACAGACGGCCGGTACAACTTCTACACGCACACGGACGGACACACCTCCACGGGGATGATCAAGCTGCGGGAGAAAGGCGAGCGGGTCGACAACGGCCCTGCCGTCAACGTCCACTGCAGCATCTACAACATGTACGGAAGAGAGAGCGTACTCCTGGAGCTACAGCAAGAGA AAAAGTACATGATGGCAGTTATAGTTGGCACCATTGGAGGAGTAGCGGTCATAGCCTTCATTATTGCAGCAGTGAGATACGTTGGCCACAACAATAAGAA AGAGAATGGCAACCCTAGGCAGGACGTGGTCCTGGAGAACCCAGCTTTGTACTACAGCGCAGTCAAGAAGGACAAACAAAATCTGAGGAAGAAAGTG CTTAAGACAGAGCTGTTGGGCTCAAAGTTTAACTCCATTCTAGAGGAGACTACG GGAGAAGACGGGGATTATCAACCTGTGGGCTCTATGGCAGGACTGGAGAGGCAAGAGCTGAATTACGCTGCTCTGGAGTTTATCGGGGCCAGGTCCAGGGAGGGGGCCTCAGGGAGGGGGGATGACGGCAGCAACTACACGGAAATCAAAGCCAAATGA
- the lsr gene encoding lipolysis-stimulated lipoprotein receptor isoform X1 translates to MFWTLIIAALMATESTMAISVQCPTKRYIVILFQPVTLTCNYQTTATQSPVVTWRYKSYCRDPIQAALNPSSAENILSQSNPNYDANIECADSQRTVRIVASKQGNAVTLGGDYQGRKISILNNADLNIAQTAWGDSGVYVCSVISSQDLSGNGEDYTELIVLERKSNTTDLLPGIDLLVMEDWLLVVLVVLGFLLLLLLIGICWCQCCPHTCCCYISCPCCPDRCCCPRALYEAGKAVKKGVSSQYAPTLYAPSMYAQPAYSGPLMNQPVIPLLPLPNGAGPPPPQNGYSREYDGASSVGQGSQVPLLHDQDSGGDHTRSGYRIQVDPDGNATRAIYYMERELSNLDPSRPANYNRLDNMSEVSSLHDGLDPRGRGGRSQPPPLATVYDRDEAMSTISSVSQQGYRRDDYPRRGGGYMGDRVRARSMDNLDDIGRRYGRDDYPPHRRPDEPRGRRGSDDGWSSSARSGFDRNVDDRRRHDYSPDDRNRGNGGAHGGLPGRRSRSRDDLMDLERDRRHGGGAGGGARGGRDDYDDSFLREAMERKKMGEQQRARSRDRLDSESDRSDRGRAPRGPPPLPQNPPSGYPGRRDDYPPPPPPPYSEDESMSSSKKSNLRKNGAVSRESLVV, encoded by the exons ATGTTCTGGACGTTAATCATCGCCGCCTTAATGGCAACAG AGTCCACCATGGCCATCTCGGTCCAGTGCCCCACAAAGAGGTACATTGTCATCCTCTTCCAGCCCGTCACCCTCACCTGTAACTACCAGACAACCGCCACTCAATCTCCTGTTGTCACGTGGAGGTACAAATCGTATTGCCGGGACCCCATCCAGGCTGCGTTGAATCCCAGCAGTGCGGAGAACATCCTGTCTCAGAGCAACCCCAACTACGACGCCAACATCGAGTGCGCCGACAGCCAGAGGACAGTGCGCATAGTGGCCTCCAAGCAAGGCAACGCTGTCACCCTCGGCGGGGATTACCAGGGTCGCAAGATCAGCATCCTAAACA ATGCAGACCTAAATATAGCGCAGACAGCATGGGGCGACAGCGGTGTCTACGTCTGTTCTGTGATCTCCTCCCAGGACCTTTCAGGAAACGGTGAAGACTACACAGAGTTAATTGTGCTCG agagaaagtcaAATACTACTGACCTCCTGCCTGGCATTGACTTACTGGTTATGGAAG ACTGGCTCCTGGTGGTCTTGGTGGTTTTGGGattcctgttgctgctgctcctgaTTGGGATCTGCTGGTGCCAGTGTTGtccacacacctgctgctgctacatCAGCTGCCCCTGCTGCCCCgaccgctgctgctgcccacGAGCAT TGTACGAGGCGGGAAAAGCAGTGAAGAAAGGCGTGTCCAGTCAATATGCTCCCACCCTCTATGCTCCCAGTATGTATGCTCAGCCTGCATACAGTGGCCCGCTAATGAACCAGCCTGTTATACCCTTGCTTCCTTTACCCAACGGCGCTGGACCCCCACCTCCTCAGAATGGTTACAGTCGTGAATATGATGGCGCCAGctcag ttggaCAGGGCTCCCAGGTGCCTCTCCTGCATGATCAAGACAGTGGAGGGGACCACA CACGCAGTGGGTATCGTATCCAGGTGGACCCTGATGGGAACGCCACACGTGCCATTTACTATATGGAGAGGGAGCTTTCCAACTTGGACCCATCCAGACCTGCCAACTACAACCGCT TGGATAATATGAGTGAAGTCAGTTCCCTGCACGATGGCTTGGACCCTCGAGGTCGCGGAGGTCGTTCCCAGCCGCCACCTCTGGCCACTGTCTATGACCGGGATGAAGCCATGAGCACCATCAGCAGTGTTTCCCAGCAAGGCTACCGCCGTGATGACTACCCGCGCCGTGGTGGAGGGTACATGGGGGATCGTGTGCGTGCCCGCTCCATGGACAACCTTGACGACATTGGACGTCGCTATGGCCGTGACGACTACCCACCACACCGGCGCCCAGATGAGCCCAGAGGCAGGAGAGG CTCGGATGATGGGTGGAGCAGTAGTGCCCGTAGCGGCTTCGACCGCAATGTTGACGACCGCAGGCGTCACGACTACTCCCCTGATGATCGTAACAGAGGAAACGGAGGGGCCCACGGTGGCCTTCCAGGGAGACGCAGCCGCAGCCGTGACGACCTGATGGACCTGGAGAGGGATCGCCGGCATGGTGGTGGTGCCGGTGGTGGTGCCAGGGGCGGGCGAGATGATTATGATGACAGCTTCCTGCGAGAAGCcatggagaggaagaagatgggCGAGCAGCAGAGGGCGCGCAGCCGGGATCGACTGGACAGCGAGAGCGACCGCTCGGATCGGGGGAGGGCGCCACGTGGGCCCCCACCCCTTCCTCAAAACCCGCCCTCTGGATATCCCGGACGCCGTGATGACtacccacctcctccaccaccaccgtACAGCGAAGACGAAAGTATGTCATCTTCAAAGAAAAGCAACCTTCGCAAG aatGGAGCTGTGAGCCGGGAGAGCCTGGTGGTGTAA